In Fretibacterium sp. OH1220_COT-178, one DNA window encodes the following:
- a CDS encoding nucleoside phosphorylase produces MSGGWRSESAERPVMEGDLQYHIRCGRGDVNRYVLLPGDPERTDVIAKEWTESRFVANHREHRTWSGAIGSVPVTACSTGMGGGSTSIAVEELAALGADTFIRVGSCGAIAEEVECGDLIVCSGAMRQDGTSPEYVDLSYPAQAHYEVTAALVEACERLGAAYHVGVGCSTASFYCGQARPGFGGYTQSSFRDRVDDLRRARVLNFEMEAATLFTLAGLYGFRAGAVFAVVAHRLKDTFRYEGIDRSVRVANEAVSILASWDELKRTANKRYWFPGLLHLGKK; encoded by the coding sequence ATGTCCGGAGGCTGGCGCTCGGAGAGCGCGGAGCGTCCCGTAATGGAGGGCGATCTTCAGTATCACATCCGCTGTGGAAGGGGGGACGTGAACCGCTACGTCCTCCTTCCCGGGGACCCGGAACGCACGGACGTCATCGCCAAGGAGTGGACCGAATCCCGTTTTGTGGCGAACCATCGCGAACATCGGACCTGGAGCGGGGCCATCGGCTCCGTCCCTGTGACCGCCTGTTCCACGGGCATGGGGGGCGGCTCGACCTCCATCGCGGTGGAGGAGCTGGCCGCTCTGGGGGCGGACACCTTCATCCGCGTGGGCTCCTGCGGGGCCATCGCCGAGGAGGTCGAGTGCGGCGACCTGATCGTCTGCTCGGGCGCGATGCGCCAGGACGGGACGAGTCCGGAGTACGTCGACCTCTCCTACCCCGCCCAGGCCCATTACGAGGTCACCGCCGCGCTGGTGGAGGCCTGCGAGCGCCTGGGGGCCGCCTATCACGTCGGCGTGGGCTGTTCGACAGCCTCCTTCTACTGCGGGCAGGCCCGGCCGGGTTTCGGCGGCTACACGCAGTCCTCGTTCCGGGACAGGGTCGACGACCTGCGGCGCGCCCGGGTGCTGAACTTCGAAATGGAGGCCGCGACGCTCTTCACGCTCGCGGGGCTCTACGGGTTCCGGGCCGGAGCGGTCTTCGCTGTCGTGGCGCATCGCCTGAAGGACACGTTCCGGTACGAGGGCATCGACCGGAGCGTCCGCGTCGCCAACGAGGCCGTGAGCATCCTCGCCTCCTGGGACGAGCTCAAGAGGACCGCGAACAAGCGTTATTGGTTCCCGGGTTTGCTCCATCTGGGGAAAAAGTGA